One genomic region from Clostridia bacterium encodes:
- a CDS encoding diacylglycerol kinase family lipid kinase, translating into MFHIVYNPTAGQKKTLKTAEYVKSELNKNGIAFIEHPTQSQGHCTDIVREITSSGEETNIIVIGGDGTFSEAINGVEDFDKVTFGLIPCGTGNDFARKLGIPKKAENALNIVLAGKIQNLDYIQLANRRCLNVCGLGMDVDVLVKYASMKHFHGKIKYYLSLFYVLSHFKPHHVRFKIGDVENEQDVFMVAVANGSFIGGGMPISPASDVRDGALDLVVIDNLKKGKILPALLKFLGGKIHLQPYTKVYRSTEAEVEILDAGEGKLQIDGEVRSESKISAKIVKGKLKMFL; encoded by the coding sequence ATGTTTCATATCGTTTATAATCCGACCGCGGGTCAGAAAAAGACGCTGAAAACCGCGGAATACGTAAAATCCGAACTCAATAAAAACGGCATTGCTTTTATCGAGCATCCGACGCAAAGCCAAGGACACTGCACGGATATCGTGCGCGAAATTACTTCTTCCGGCGAAGAGACGAATATTATCGTCATCGGCGGGGACGGGACTTTCAGCGAAGCCATCAACGGCGTGGAAGATTTCGACAAAGTGACCTTCGGTTTGATCCCTTGCGGAACGGGCAACGATTTCGCGCGCAAGCTCGGAATTCCGAAGAAAGCCGAAAATGCGCTGAACATCGTTTTGGCGGGCAAAATCCAAAACCTCGATTATATTCAGCTCGCGAATCGACGCTGTTTGAACGTTTGCGGACTCGGAATGGACGTGGACGTCCTTGTAAAATACGCTTCGATGAAGCATTTTCACGGGAAAATCAAGTACTACCTTTCGCTGTTTTACGTCCTCAGCCATTTCAAACCCCATCACGTCCGCTTCAAGATCGGCGACGTCGAAAACGAACAAGACGTCTTTATGGTCGCGGTGGCGAACGGCTCTTTTATCGGGGGCGGAATGCCGATCTCTCCCGCGTCCGACGTGCGCGACGGCGCGCTCGATCTCGTCGTCATCGACAACTTGAAGAAAGGAAAAATTCTTCCCGCTCTTTTGAAATTCCTCGGCGGGAAAATTCACCTGCAACCCTACACGAAAGTGTATCGCTCGACCGAAGCCGAAGTCGAGATTTTGGATGCGGGCGAAGGAAAGCTCCAAATCGACGGCGAAGTTCGCTCGGAAAGTAAGATCTCTGCAAAGATCGTAAAGGGAAAGCTGAAAATGTTCCTTTGA
- a CDS encoding transporter substrate-binding domain-containing protein yields the protein MKKVIGIVLVLAIIATCVAAFAACSKTAVAEVEVKDIELTAESYAFIVKKGNTAMQTAANELLAELKANGELASIINSFFDGTATFEYTNPASRQGCLIVATNAYFPPFEYYNGNKLTGVDMKIASLLAAKLGKTLFILDEDFDAIFTSVNSGEADIGMAGITVNEERQKSYDFTEEYYESAQVLVVKKDDTLFDACTTAADVENVIKAQNKKYTIGAQNGTTGYMYTAGDDDFGYDGFANITVNGYKTGALAIKDLQNGKINGVIIDKQPALMISKALNK from the coding sequence ATGAAAAAAGTTATCGGAATTGTTTTGGTTCTCGCGATCATCGCGACCTGCGTCGCAGCGTTTGCGGCTTGCTCGAAGACCGCCGTCGCGGAAGTCGAAGTCAAAGACATCGAACTGACTGCGGAATCCTATGCGTTTATCGTTAAGAAGGGTAACACCGCGATGCAGACCGCGGCGAACGAGCTTCTTGCGGAGCTCAAAGCGAACGGCGAACTCGCCTCGATCATTAATTCTTTCTTCGACGGCACCGCTACCTTCGAGTACACGAATCCCGCGAGCCGCCAAGGCTGCCTGATCGTCGCGACGAACGCGTACTTCCCGCCTTTCGAGTACTACAACGGAAATAAGCTGACCGGCGTCGATATGAAGATCGCTTCTTTGCTTGCGGCGAAGCTCGGCAAGACCCTCTTCATCTTGGACGAAGATTTCGACGCGATCTTTACGAGCGTCAACTCCGGCGAAGCGGATATCGGTATGGCGGGCATTACGGTGAACGAAGAGCGCCAAAAGAGCTATGATTTTACCGAAGAATACTATGAGTCCGCGCAAGTCCTCGTCGTCAAGAAAGACGACACGCTCTTCGACGCTTGCACGACCGCGGCGGACGTCGAGAACGTCATCAAAGCGCAAAACAAGAAATACACGATCGGCGCGCAAAACGGAACGACCGGCTATATGTACACCGCGGGCGACGACGATTTCGGTTACGACGGTTTCGCCAACATCACGGTGAACGGCTACAAGACCGGCGCGCTTGCGATCAAGGATCTTCAAAACGGAAAGATCAACGGAGTCATCATCGATAAGCAACCCGCTTTGATGATCTCGAAAGCATTGAATAAATAA